The Streptomyces camelliae genome window below encodes:
- a CDS encoding SigE family RNA polymerase sigma factor, with product MVLDDASAEFHEFFERHYAELARLAYLLTGEADAADDLAADALVALWQRWDRLRQADHPLAYARGVVANLARGRIRSAVRERLRITLFWSRSPEKVEGPDTAAVLDVRAALARLPFRKRACVVLRHAFDLSEKDTAVALGISVGTVKSQTSKGMAELQRILGARAAGDLMAGRRNR from the coding sequence ATGGTCCTCGATGACGCGTCCGCGGAGTTCCACGAATTCTTCGAACGCCACTATGCCGAACTCGCCCGTCTGGCATACCTGCTGACCGGCGAGGCCGACGCGGCGGACGACCTTGCGGCGGATGCCCTGGTCGCCCTGTGGCAGCGCTGGGACCGGTTGCGGCAGGCCGACCACCCGCTGGCCTACGCCCGCGGTGTGGTGGCCAACCTGGCGCGGGGGCGGATCCGCAGCGCGGTGCGCGAGCGACTGAGGATCACGCTGTTCTGGTCCCGCAGCCCCGAGAAGGTGGAGGGGCCGGACACGGCGGCCGTGCTGGACGTCCGCGCGGCGCTCGCCCGGCTGCCGTTCCGCAAGCGTGCCTGCGTGGTGCTGCGGCACGCCTTCGACCTGTCGGAGAAGGACACGGCCGTGGCGCTGGGCATCTCGGTCGGCACGGTGAAGAGCCAGACCTCGAAGGGAATGGCCGAACTGCAAAGGATACTGGGCGCACGAGCGGCCGGGGACCTGATGGCAGGGAGGAGGAACCGGTGA
- a CDS encoding DUF1304 family protein, whose amino-acid sequence MAGAYGGATAGRKIVFVQTVPALIGLALVLAAR is encoded by the coding sequence GTGGCCGGCGCGTACGGTGGCGCCACGGCCGGCCGAAAGATCGTCTTCGTGCAGACTGTTCCCGCGCTGATCGGATTGGCGCTGGTGCTGGCCGCCCGCTGA
- a CDS encoding glycoside hydrolase family 16 protein, with translation MSSALLRPGRLTVAALAALSLLLLGQPQAHAASWGAPQTINSWNTISGRWTANNELETYTPNCVWYEGNTLVIKTYKSGSTYYSGRVESKALYGYGTYSFTANMPNGQGLLPAVWAAYLNPWLPEFDAAEIVGQNPNTVYQTSHDSNNAQTQFSKTNSAGWTNAYHTYSFTWWPDHIDFAVDGTITGTKWYTTAPGVGMHFIVNTAVGGDWPGNPNDSTWATADGARYLKVSSITYTPYYP, from the coding sequence ATGTCATCTGCACTTCTCAGGCCGGGACGCCTGACAGTCGCCGCCCTGGCGGCTCTGTCACTGCTTCTCCTGGGACAGCCGCAAGCCCACGCGGCGTCCTGGGGAGCCCCCCAGACCATCAACTCGTGGAACACCATCAGCGGACGGTGGACCGCCAACAACGAGCTGGAGACCTACACCCCGAACTGTGTCTGGTACGAGGGCAACACCCTCGTCATCAAGACCTACAAGTCGGGCAGCACGTACTACTCGGGCCGCGTGGAGTCCAAGGCACTCTATGGCTACGGCACTTACAGCTTCACCGCGAACATGCCCAACGGCCAGGGCCTGCTGCCTGCGGTATGGGCGGCCTACCTGAATCCGTGGCTGCCCGAGTTCGACGCCGCCGAAATCGTCGGCCAGAACCCGAACACCGTCTACCAGACCTCCCACGACTCCAACAACGCCCAGACCCAGTTCTCGAAGACGAATTCTGCGGGCTGGACCAACGCGTACCACACGTACTCGTTCACCTGGTGGCCCGATCACATCGACTTCGCCGTGGACGGCACCATCACCGGCACCAAGTGGTACACCACCGCCCCGGGTGTCGGGATGCACTTCATCGTCAACACCGCCGTCGGCGGCGACTGGCCGGGCAACCCCAACGACTCGACATGGGCCACAGCAGACGGCGCGAGGTACCTGAAGGTCTCCTCGATCACGTACACCCCGTACTATCCGTAA